In Methanobrevibacter sp., the following proteins share a genomic window:
- a CDS encoding DUF5591 domain-containing protein, with the protein MKVICSSEESLYRPEAVRWRQRMEMMEPLGETVVLLPCSMKKPYSNSKSHQKFRKLTRSFQELIVTSPFGICPRELENTFPIQSYDVSTTGKWSEDEIEESGKLIEKYTKGKKIVANLAGGYLQSLEAYCDDFVNVCVDERPTSPESLYNLRMELKKHQKINRRDKTLHELRSIAKYQFGENGDKFIPDNVKTKGMYHKRILSDGKQLALLNKDHGLYRLNLPGGEILKDMGINIVNIDFNLETNTVFAPGIEKADHSIIPNDEVVVVKDDNVIGVGKAIMTGCEMEECDNGIGVKIKHRFK; encoded by the coding sequence ATGAAAGTAATATGCTCAAGTGAAGAATCTTTGTACCGTCCTGAAGCAGTTAGATGGAGGCAAAGAATGGAAATGATGGAACCTCTTGGAGAGACCGTCGTTTTATTGCCGTGCAGTATGAAGAAACCTTATTCTAATTCCAAATCACACCAGAAATTCAGAAAATTAACAAGGTCATTTCAAGAACTTATTGTTACTTCCCCTTTTGGAATTTGCCCAAGGGAACTTGAAAATACATTTCCGATACAGTCCTATGACGTGAGCACCACAGGCAAATGGTCAGAGGATGAAATTGAAGAGAGCGGAAAACTGATAGAAAAATACACCAAGGGCAAGAAAATCGTGGCTAATCTTGCCGGAGGGTACTTGCAGTCCCTTGAAGCCTACTGTGATGATTTTGTTAATGTCTGTGTTGATGAAAGACCGACATCCCCTGAATCTCTTTACAACTTAAGAATGGAACTTAAAAAACATCAAAAGATTAACAGAAGGGACAAGACCCTGCATGAATTAAGATCAATTGCAAAATACCAGTTCGGTGAAAACGGTGATAAATTCATTCCGGACAATGTTAAAACCAAAGGAATGTACCATAAAAGAATCCTGTCCGACGGCAAACAGCTTGCATTGCTCAACAAGGATCATGGACTGTACAGGCTAAACCTTCCAGGTGGAGAAATATTGAAAGATATGGGAATAAATATAGTCAACATTGATTTTAATCTTGAAACCAATACCGTATTTGCACCGGGAATTGAAAAGGCAGACCACAGCATCATCCCGAATGACGAAGTTGTCGTGGTTAAAGACGATAATGTCATCGGAGTGGGCAAAGCCATTATGACCGGCTGTGAAATGGAAGAATGTGACAATGGTATTGGTGTGAAAATCAAACATAGATTTAAATAA
- a CDS encoding iron-sulfur cluster assembly protein — MSEDLVNDIKDAVSVINDPHMGISIVEMGIVQNITVDGDQAEIILKPTNPGCMSITRIAADAKVRAENVEGIEKAKIIVEGHAMAESINEMINR, encoded by the coding sequence ATGTCAGAAGATTTAGTAAATGATATTAAAGACGCAGTTTCTGTAATTAATGACCCTCACATGGGCATAAGCATTGTAGAAATGGGTATTGTACAAAATATTACCGTAGACGGAGATCAAGCTGAAATTATCCTTAAACCAACCAATCCTGGATGTATGAGTATCACCCGTATTGCAGCTGATGCAAAAGTAAGAGCTGAAAACGTCGAAGGTATTGAAAAAGCAAAAATTATCGTTGAAGGACATGCTATGGCAGAGTCAATTAACGAAATGATTAACAGATAA
- a CDS encoding amino acid-binding protein, producing the protein MMIKMWEKINEKFKKYPARIRVAEKMIELGLSINEDGKIYCGNLKISDKALATAADVDRRAIKSTIEIIKEDEELNNLFSNIIPAGTLLKNIAKNLELGVIEIEVGPESEGILAATTNLITKKGIGIRQAYAEDTELQRTPILTIITEEPVKGDLINEFLKIKGVTRVSIY; encoded by the coding sequence ATGATGATTAAAATGTGGGAAAAAATAAATGAAAAATTTAAAAAGTATCCTGCACGTATAAGAGTTGCAGAAAAAATGATCGAACTTGGACTGTCCATTAACGAGGACGGGAAAATATACTGTGGAAATCTTAAAATAAGCGATAAAGCACTAGCAACAGCAGCAGACGTAGACAGAAGAGCCATTAAATCAACTATTGAAATCATCAAAGAAGACGAAGAATTAAACAACTTGTTTTCAAACATAATTCCCGCAGGAACATTACTAAAAAACATTGCAAAAAATCTGGAGCTAGGCGTAATCGAAATTGAAGTAGGTCCCGAAAGCGAAGGGATACTTGCAGCTACAACAAATCTAATAACAAAAAAAGGTATTGGCATCAGACAAGCATATGCAGAAGATACAGAGCTTCAAAGAACACCAATATTAACAATAATTACTGAAGAACCTGTAAAAGGGGATTTAATAAATGAATTTTTAAAAATAAAAGGAGTAACAAGAGTATCAATCTACTGA
- a CDS encoding HypC/HybG/HupF family hydrogenase formation chaperone, translating to MCIAAPAHVIEIDREENLLVADFGGARQQAKLDLLPEVEVGDYVLIHAGFAIEKLTEEAAKESLEAWEELLEVLEEEDKEMEQARIDSGLYQ from the coding sequence ATGTGTATTGCGGCACCCGCTCATGTTATTGAAATAGATAGGGAAGAAAATTTGTTGGTTGCTGACTTTGGTGGAGCAAGACAACAAGCAAAATTAGACCTTTTACCTGAAGTAGAAGTTGGGGATTATGTTTTAATCCATGCAGGTTTTGCAATAGAAAAATTAACTGAAGAAGCTGCTAAAGAATCTTTAGAAGCTTGGGAAGAACTTTTAGAAGTTCTTGAAGAAGAAGATAAAGAAATGGAACAAGCAAGAATCGACTCCGGTCTGTATCAGTAG
- a CDS encoding NAD(P)/FAD-dependent oxidoreductase, with product MKNIVIGSGPAGRLGSLELGKLGEDVTLIEKNHIAGTCLNEGCMVVCALTDITKYIDLTNRLNNHGFIKSQLDISYEKIVAKIVETQEKLRHLNQLENESVGNTVIYGEAIIDEGNVSVNGESFEYDNLMIATGARPFIPDIKGSEYGLTNKDILKLDDIPEKLNIIGGGIIACEIANIYSTLGSEVNVIARSSFLKEISETTKKYVLENIIPDVNVLENTNVSEVFKDKVLTDNGEELEGQAFFATGRTPNSEIAEGIVELNSDKTIKVNEMMKTNVENIYAAGDVTGGYQLTPVARMEGITAARNMAGYPNKVSYNCIPQTLSLNMEVSFVENEKSQCSEDDKQTIGIPGIAGPHAFWNILTGDTGYTEVEFDKKNNKINRINSISPSSTSDVAYLSYLMRMDYDLDDYGDFLEIHPSTDSNYKIIKNLWL from the coding sequence ATGAAGAATATTGTTATTGGTTCCGGCCCTGCAGGAAGATTAGGGTCTCTCGAACTTGGAAAATTAGGTGAAGACGTTACTTTAATTGAAAAAAACCATATAGCAGGTACTTGTTTGAATGAAGGATGTATGGTTGTATGTGCATTAACAGACATTACAAAATATATTGATCTGACCAACAGACTCAACAATCACGGATTCATCAAAAGCCAACTCGACATTTCATATGAAAAAATCGTTGCAAAAATAGTAGAAACCCAAGAAAAACTAAGGCATTTAAACCAGCTGGAAAATGAAAGTGTTGGAAACACTGTAATCTACGGTGAAGCCATCATTGATGAGGGAAATGTTAGTGTAAATGGAGAGAGCTTTGAATACGATAACCTGATGATAGCTACCGGTGCAAGACCATTCATTCCGGACATCAAGGGCAGTGAATATGGTCTTACCAACAAAGACATTTTAAAACTGGATGACATTCCTGAAAAACTGAACATCATCGGCGGAGGAATAATAGCCTGTGAAATAGCCAATATCTACTCAACATTAGGCAGTGAAGTCAATGTTATTGCAAGAAGCTCATTTTTAAAGGAAATCAGTGAAACCACCAAAAAATATGTTTTGGAAAACATAATCCCTGATGTTAATGTTTTGGAAAACACCAATGTCAGTGAAGTGTTTAAGGACAAGGTTTTAACTGATAACGGCGAGGAACTGGAAGGACAGGCATTTTTTGCTACCGGAAGGACCCCTAACAGTGAAATTGCAGAAGGCATCGTTGAGCTTAACAGTGACAAAACCATCAAAGTCAATGAAATGATGAAAACAAATGTTGAGAATATATATGCTGCAGGAGATGTTACCGGAGGATACCAGCTGACACCAGTAGCAAGAATGGAAGGTATCACAGCTGCAAGGAATATGGCAGGATATCCGAATAAAGTAAGCTACAATTGCATTCCTCAAACATTGAGTTTGAACATGGAAGTCAGTTTTGTTGAAAATGAAAAATCACAATGCAGTGAAGATGACAAGCAAACCATAGGAATTCCTGGAATTGCAGGACCTCACGCATTCTGGAACATTTTAACTGGAGATACCGGTTACACCGAAGTGGAATTCGATAAGAAAAACAATAAAATAAATAGAATCAATTCCATATCCCCATCATCCACAAGTGACGTGGCATATCTGTCATATTTAATGAGAATGGACTATGATTTGGATGATTATGGTGACTTTTTAGAAATACACCCATCTACTGATTCAAATTATAAAATAATAAAGAATTTGTGGTTATAA
- a CDS encoding glycosyltransferase family 1 protein, with translation MKALVVVTGRGLGGDAAIALNVIKLFEKRGVTCEIALDESAPGILFKKNGYSWHKISIPQAGGHAATKLSAAKGALKLVAATFKARNLIKKENYDFVVGVLGGGAIVGSIGAKLARKPAFSLISTPLDSKVCPKFNQCYLFPEIDKFRWETLPKNIDKTFYPLAENIGKGDAQIALQKLKEYPNFDENKKTIMFSSGSSIFKGMIDAINIVSKCSDEYNLVLLGLPLHDEYLDSIDNEKIIYAGYIDWISHLFKYADLAVLTDDGVSLEEAVASEIPIITLTKVKWGRYQNMAGVYKGAIIESEIRDVCKSIDEAFANYDSMKKNNRIYAEKCLNAGDELIDKILKKLE, from the coding sequence ATGAAAGCTTTAGTAGTAGTTACCGGAAGAGGTTTGGGCGGTGATGCAGCTATTGCATTGAATGTCATAAAACTGTTTGAAAAAAGAGGCGTGACATGTGAAATAGCTCTTGACGAATCCGCACCGGGGATTCTGTTTAAGAAAAACGGTTATTCATGGCATAAAATATCAATTCCTCAGGCAGGAGGTCATGCGGCCACCAAATTATCAGCTGCAAAAGGTGCATTGAAACTGGTTGCAGCAACATTCAAAGCAAGAAATCTGATTAAAAAAGAGAATTATGATTTTGTTGTTGGTGTTTTAGGCGGAGGAGCTATTGTAGGTTCAATAGGTGCTAAACTTGCAAGAAAACCTGCATTTTCATTAATCTCAACACCGCTTGATTCAAAGGTATGTCCTAAATTCAATCAGTGTTATCTGTTTCCTGAAATAGACAAGTTCAGATGGGAAACATTACCTAAAAACATTGATAAGACATTTTATCCTTTAGCGGAAAATATTGGTAAGGGAGATGCCCAGATAGCACTTCAAAAACTTAAGGAATATCCTAATTTTGATGAAAATAAAAAAACAATCATGTTTTCATCAGGTTCATCAATCTTTAAAGGAATGATAGATGCCATTAACATTGTTTCCAAATGCAGTGATGAATATAATCTTGTTTTGCTTGGTTTGCCGTTGCATGATGAGTATCTGGATTCAATAGATAATGAAAAAATCATCTATGCAGGATACATTGACTGGATCAGCCACCTGTTCAAATATGCTGATTTGGCAGTTCTCACAGATGATGGCGTATCACTTGAAGAGGCAGTCGCTTCCGAAATCCCTATAATCACATTAACTAAAGTAAAATGGGGAAGATATCAGAATATGGCCGGTGTATATAAAGGAGCTATAATAGAATCTGAAATAAGAGATGTCTGCAAAAGTATTGATGAAGCTTTCGCAAATTACGATTCCATGAAGAAAAATAACCGTATTTATGCTGAAAAATGCCTGAATGCTGGTGATGAATTAATAGATAAAATTTTAAAAAAGTTAGAATAA
- a CDS encoding cell wall biosynthesis protein produces the protein MMYTSIFLALIFVFLFSLIGTGIVDIIFRFLGKRGYMGNLFPNVRGGIPRAVGIIPFIILSLYFLPGYNSLILIIGVFALIDDILGRKKSPFGIEWGQLSRGIGMILVMIAGFILGLGVSSIFIALLVQPLNISDMQPGSTCIVTMIMSVLTMILMVIFGSPDVAELPAFYTPVLLLVVCLGYCPLDFAGKIMLGEVGNHVFAIALGVSFYLVGGLWSLIVLFIVTTALIAFVRRNNLKVFFRQNLRLLDPTFGDYFMDVLTGGGLGDMFRKWIFKDKQYEVTNPLLISLGFRRLLYNPHAHHPQRYVPSESKLRLGRP, from the coding sequence ATGATGTATACATCGATATTTTTAGCATTGATTTTTGTTTTTCTCTTTTCCCTCATTGGAACAGGTATCGTCGATATCATTTTCAGATTCCTTGGTAAAAGGGGATATATGGGCAATTTATTTCCCAATGTACGTGGCGGAATTCCAAGAGCAGTAGGAATAATTCCATTCATTATTTTGTCACTCTACTTTTTACCGGGATACAATAGCCTAATTTTAATTATCGGTGTATTTGCATTGATTGATGATATTCTCGGAAGAAAAAAATCTCCGTTCGGAATTGAATGGGGTCAGCTTTCACGCGGAATCGGAATGATTCTTGTGATGATTGCAGGTTTCATTTTAGGTTTGGGAGTATCTTCAATATTTATCGCGCTTCTCGTTCAACCGTTGAACATTTCAGACATGCAGCCTGGTTCCACATGTATTGTGACAATGATAATGTCTGTTTTAACAATGATTCTTATGGTAATTTTCGGATCTCCGGATGTTGCTGAACTTCCTGCATTCTACACTCCTGTCCTGCTTCTTGTGGTATGTCTGGGGTACTGTCCATTGGACTTTGCTGGAAAAATCATGCTTGGTGAAGTCGGAAACCATGTATTTGCAATAGCACTCGGAGTTTCATTTTATCTGGTCGGAGGACTATGGAGTTTAATAGTACTGTTCATAGTAACCACTGCACTGATTGCATTCGTTAGAAGAAACAACCTGAAAGTCTTCTTCAGACAAAATCTAAGGCTGTTGGACCCTACTTTCGGAGATTATTTCATGGATGTACTGACCGGCGGGGGATTAGGAGACATGTTCAGAAAATGGATTTTCAAAGACAAGCAATATGAAGTAACCAATCCTTTACTGATCAGTTTAGGTTTCAGAAGATTGCTGTACAATCCTCATGCGCACCATCCTCAAAGATATGTTCCATCAGAATCAAAACTAAGGTTAGGCAGGCCATAA
- a CDS encoding mRNA surveillance protein pelota gives MKIINQDTKEGIIEVVPETLDDLWHLSHIVEVGDNASSKTTRRIQDNTGDKLRSDRGVKKTFYLGLEIENISFHLFTGKLRLTGVITRGPEDLIPLGSHHTLEVKLNTPLKIVKERWSKWAIKRLNQAIDASKKLSAIIVVLEDDTATLGLMRQFGIEYYGPIKGNVSGKRIVDKNRQKNIIKFYEKVVESIVKFDSIQNIVLAGPGFVKSDFYDYLKEKHKDLAKMSVIEPTGSGGRVGISEVLKKGTVEKLTAENRVAIEMGAINRLLEQIGKNSSKIAYGLKEVKNAINLGAVGELLILDTKVASENMGDLMDMVENMKGTVMVISSEHEGGKQLESLGGMAAILRYEIT, from the coding sequence ATGAAAATTATAAATCAAGATACAAAGGAAGGAATAATCGAGGTTGTGCCTGAAACACTGGACGATTTATGGCATCTCTCCCATATCGTTGAAGTCGGAGACAATGCATCCTCAAAGACAACCCGTCGTATTCAGGACAATACCGGAGATAAACTCAGAAGTGACAGGGGAGTTAAAAAAACATTTTATCTGGGTCTGGAAATTGAAAACATTTCCTTTCATTTGTTCACAGGAAAATTAAGACTGACAGGAGTAATCACAAGAGGGCCGGAAGATCTGATTCCTTTAGGTTCACACCACACCTTGGAGGTTAAGCTCAACACTCCATTGAAGATTGTAAAGGAAAGATGGTCTAAATGGGCTATTAAAAGACTTAACCAGGCTATTGACGCTTCTAAAAAATTATCCGCAATAATAGTTGTTCTTGAAGATGACACTGCAACTTTAGGGTTGATGAGACAGTTCGGAATCGAATATTATGGTCCGATTAAGGGAAACGTTTCAGGAAAAAGAATTGTGGATAAAAACCGCCAGAAAAATATCATTAAATTTTATGAGAAAGTAGTTGAGTCAATAGTGAAATTTGATTCGATACAAAACATTGTTCTTGCAGGTCCAGGTTTTGTCAAAAGCGATTTTTATGATTATCTAAAGGAAAAGCATAAGGATTTGGCCAAGATGTCCGTCATTGAACCGACAGGTTCAGGAGGCCGTGTCGGAATCAGTGAAGTTCTCAAAAAAGGCACAGTCGAGAAGCTGACTGCCGAAAACAGGGTAGCTATCGAAATGGGTGCCATCAACAGGCTTCTCGAACAAATAGGCAAAAATTCATCCAAAATTGCATACGGTTTAAAGGAAGTCAAAAACGCAATCAACCTTGGTGCCGTTGGTGAACTTTTAATCCTCGATACAAAGGTCGCAAGTGAAAATATGGGTGATTTGATGGATATGGTTGAAAATATGAAAGGTACAGTCATGGTTATCAGCAGTGAACATGAAGGCGGTAAACAGCTCGAAAGTTTAGGTGGTATGGCGGCCATTTTAAGATACGAAATAACTTAA
- a CDS encoding prephenate dehydrogenase, producing MKYMNVGIIGGSDGLGKTLVYYFRDEFTVYISARDHKKGRAVAEELNINYIESNAGLANISDILIISVPIQHTSDVIREVAPFMKDGSVMIDVTSIKEEPSNTMKEVLPETVEYIPTHPVFGPRTTELDNQVIVLTADKKGKWYERVYNYLANQNMRIIETTPEKHDFMMSIVQVLTHFSFISTAYAFEKLKVDINETEDYESPIYNLMIDVIARIVAQNPYLTYNIQSMNSNGPNIRNTFADAVLELRDVINNADEDEFVKIAIKATKNMGDIKNALGRSDKAISALSHEYGLLHKSVGKEVGLKHIYSGKIHVGVLESVDGKTAVLKSGNKTKNLRIANIDVLSDAELQEWKIHNLKHEKQSISCVFSKNVNVNVIEDTVLNMDNIIDIRLIDAYNGPQIDENSISLTFEVEALSKSDIENVIKLFTGFGGTIR from the coding sequence ATTAAGTACATGAATGTTGGAATTATTGGTGGTAGTGACGGTTTAGGTAAGACACTTGTATACTATTTTAGAGACGAGTTTACAGTTTACATCAGTGCAAGAGACCACAAAAAAGGCAGAGCAGTGGCTGAAGAATTGAATATCAACTATATTGAATCCAATGCAGGATTGGCCAATATCAGCGATATTCTAATCATTTCCGTACCTATCCAACATACAAGCGATGTGATTCGTGAAGTTGCTCCTTTTATGAAGGACGGGTCTGTGATGATTGACGTTACCTCCATTAAAGAGGAACCTTCCAATACTATGAAGGAAGTTTTACCCGAAACAGTTGAATACATTCCAACACATCCTGTTTTTGGTCCAAGAACCACAGAACTTGACAATCAGGTCATTGTACTTACTGCAGATAAGAAAGGCAAATGGTATGAGCGAGTTTATAATTATCTGGCAAACCAGAACATGAGGATTATTGAAACCACTCCTGAAAAGCATGATTTCATGATGAGTATTGTCCAGGTTCTGACTCACTTCTCATTTATTTCCACAGCATATGCTTTTGAAAAGCTGAAAGTGGACATTAATGAAACCGAGGATTATGAAAGTCCGATTTATAATCTGATGATTGATGTGATTGCCCGTATTGTTGCGCAGAATCCGTATCTGACATACAATATACAGTCCATGAACAGCAATGGCCCAAATATAAGAAATACATTTGCAGATGCAGTTCTGGAACTTAGGGACGTCATCAATAATGCTGATGAAGATGAATTTGTTAAAATCGCCATTAAAGCTACAAAGAATATGGGTGACATTAAAAATGCATTGGGTAGAAGTGACAAGGCAATTTCTGCTTTAAGTCATGAGTACGGCCTGTTGCATAAATCTGTCGGAAAAGAAGTTGGATTAAAACACATTTACTCCGGAAAAATCCATGTTGGAGTTCTGGAAAGTGTTGACGGCAAAACTGCAGTTTTAAAATCTGGAAACAAAACCAAAAACCTGCGTATTGCAAATATTGATGTTTTAAGTGATGCTGAACTGCAGGAGTGGAAAATCCATAATTTAAAACATGAAAAACAGTCAATCAGCTGTGTATTTTCTAAAAATGTGAATGTTAATGTTATTGAGGATACCGTGCTGAATATGGACAATATCATTGATATCAGACTGATTGATGCGTATAACGGCCCGCAGATTGATGAAAATTCTATAAGCCTGACTTTTGAGGTTGAGGCATTGTCAAAAAGTGACATTGAAAATGTGATAAAATTATTCACAGGTTTTGGCGGAACCATAAGATAA
- a CDS encoding CDC48 family AAA ATPase, translating to MAENEITLKVAEAISQKDVGQGVARLDPNIMDDLDIHERDLIEIVGERKTAAIALPSQTDIGLGVIRIDGLVRKNSGATIGGEVTIKKTKATEAKKVVLAPIENNIRVQGDVRGLFAGKVMVQGDIIGSQIRAPRPRMGFNSLFDELMDYTPAMKEIKFAVVSTNPKDIVIVGPNTEVQLHESPVDVSKIEGVGNLVDVSYEDIGGLKEEVKKVREMIEIPLKRPELFEKLGIAPPKGVLMHGPPGTGKTLLAKAVASESDAHFIAINGPEIMSKYVGGSEENLREYFEEAEENSPSIIFIDELDAIAPKREETNGEVERRTVAQLLTLMDGLKSRGQVVVIGATNRPDSLDPALRRPGRFDREIEIGVPDTEERKEVLEIHTRNMPLADDVDLDKIANTTHGFVGADLESLCKEAAMRVVRRILPEIQNDEEIPKEVMEKIVVTGDDFKNAQKEIQPSALREVLVQIPDIKWDDIGGLEDVKQELKEAIEWPLKHPETFQRLGIRPPKGTLLYGIPGTGKTLLAKAVASESEANFISVKGPELLSKWVGESEKGVREVFRKAKQASPTVIFFDEIDAIASARSGNDTDSGVTKRVVNQLLTEMDGLEELEDVAIIAATNRPDILDAGLMRPGRFDRHIQVKEPDEEARLAIFKVHTKDMPLKDDVDLKKLAKNTEGYVGADIESVCREAAMLTLRDNLEASEIPYKYFKEAIEKVKPGNNKQDEQLVQYM from the coding sequence ATGGCAGAAAATGAAATCACACTAAAAGTTGCAGAAGCAATTTCACAAAAGGACGTGGGTCAGGGAGTAGCAAGACTTGATCCAAACATCATGGATGATTTAGACATCCACGAAAGAGATTTAATAGAAATTGTTGGTGAAAGAAAAACTGCAGCTATCGCTCTTCCTTCTCAAACCGACATTGGCCTGGGAGTTATCAGAATTGACGGATTAGTCCGTAAAAACTCAGGAGCAACCATCGGAGGAGAAGTCACAATTAAAAAAACCAAAGCAACTGAAGCTAAAAAAGTTGTTTTAGCACCAATTGAAAACAACATTCGTGTACAGGGTGACGTTCGTGGCCTGTTTGCAGGAAAAGTAATGGTTCAGGGAGATATCATAGGATCACAAATAAGAGCCCCAAGACCAAGGATGGGCTTTAACAGTCTTTTTGATGAACTGATGGACTATACCCCTGCCATGAAAGAAATCAAATTTGCAGTAGTGTCCACAAATCCGAAAGACATCGTTATTGTCGGCCCGAACACTGAAGTGCAGTTACACGAAAGTCCAGTGGACGTAAGCAAAATCGAAGGTGTCGGAAACCTCGTTGATGTCAGCTACGAAGACATAGGAGGACTAAAAGAAGAAGTCAAAAAAGTAAGGGAAATGATTGAAATTCCTTTAAAAAGGCCTGAACTCTTCGAGAAATTAGGAATCGCACCACCAAAAGGAGTGTTAATGCACGGACCACCAGGTACCGGTAAAACATTACTAGCTAAAGCAGTAGCTAGTGAAAGTGATGCCCATTTCATCGCAATCAATGGGCCTGAAATCATGAGCAAATATGTGGGCGGATCCGAAGAGAACCTAAGGGAATACTTCGAAGAGGCTGAAGAAAACTCACCTTCAATCATATTTATCGATGAACTTGATGCAATTGCACCAAAAAGAGAAGAAACCAATGGAGAAGTTGAAAGAAGAACCGTTGCACAGCTTCTTACATTGATGGACGGTCTTAAATCCAGAGGACAAGTGGTTGTAATCGGTGCAACCAACAGACCGGATTCACTTGACCCTGCACTCAGAAGACCTGGAAGATTCGACCGTGAAATAGAAATCGGAGTACCTGACACCGAAGAAAGAAAAGAAGTTCTTGAAATCCACACAAGAAATATGCCTCTTGCAGACGACGTTGATTTGGACAAAATCGCAAATACCACTCACGGATTTGTAGGAGCTGATCTCGAATCATTATGTAAAGAGGCAGCAATGAGAGTAGTAAGAAGAATACTTCCTGAAATTCAGAATGACGAAGAAATTCCAAAAGAAGTAATGGAAAAAATTGTTGTAACCGGCGATGACTTTAAAAATGCTCAAAAGGAAATCCAACCTTCCGCACTCAGAGAAGTGCTTGTCCAAATCCCAGACATCAAATGGGATGACATAGGAGGTCTCGAAGATGTTAAACAGGAACTTAAAGAAGCTATAGAATGGCCTTTAAAACATCCTGAAACATTCCAACGCTTAGGAATCAGACCACCTAAAGGAACATTGCTTTACGGAATTCCTGGAACAGGTAAAACATTGCTTGCAAAAGCAGTGGCAAGCGAAAGTGAAGCCAACTTCATTTCAGTCAAAGGCCCTGAACTTCTATCCAAATGGGTAGGAGAATCCGAAAAAGGAGTTAGAGAAGTCTTTAGAAAAGCAAAACAAGCTTCCCCAACAGTGATCTTTTTCGATGAAATAGATGCAATAGCCAGTGCACGTAGCGGAAATGACACTGACAGCGGAGTTACAAAAAGAGTAGTTAATCAGTTGCTAACTGAAATGGACGGCCTGGAAGAACTTGAAGACGTTGCAATCATTGCAGCAACCAACAGACCTGACATCCTTGATGCAGGATTAATGAGACCTGGAAGGTTTGACAGACACATTCAAGTTAAAGAACCTGATGAAGAAGCAAGACTTGCAATCTTTAAAGTACATACAAAAGACATGCCTTTAAAAGACGATGTAGACCTCAAAAAATTAGCTAAAAATACAGAAGGATACGTTGGAGCAGACATTGAATCCGTATGTAGAGAAGCAGCAATGTTAACACTAAGGGATAACCTCGAAGCTAGTGAAATTCCATACAAATACTTTAAAGAAGCAATAGAAAAAGTGAAGCCAGGGAATAACAAACAAGACGAACAGTTAGTTCAATATATGTAG
- a CDS encoding PolC-type DNA polymerase III, whose translation MTIKKIFFDTETTGLNCRNCQIIELAMITVVDGKIVEEYDEFIKYEKSLPFKITKITGITDAMLENEGLSEKQVASDLRERLLDDALMIAHNAQFDLSFIYFLLKKYYPDEAYGLLSKLDWLDTLTVLKDRKKYPHKLIDAVRYYEVEEVNFHRAIDDTKALYEVFNELKKERNDLDEYKNVFGYNPKYGVGGLKFKFIKYGAQQFHNFKVPDNMILPNLISKK comes from the coding sequence ATTACAATTAAAAAGATATTTTTTGATACTGAAACAACCGGTTTGAACTGCAGGAACTGTCAGATTATAGAACTGGCAATGATTACTGTTGTGGATGGCAAAATCGTTGAAGAATATGATGAATTCATTAAATATGAAAAGTCGTTGCCATTTAAAATTACTAAAATCACAGGCATTACTGATGCCATGCTTGAAAATGAAGGTTTAAGTGAAAAACAGGTGGCATCTGATTTGAGGGAGCGCCTCCTTGATGATGCGTTAATGATTGCACACAATGCCCAGTTCGATTTGTCTTTTATTTACTTTTTGCTGAAGAAATACTATCCTGATGAGGCATACGGGCTTCTGTCTAAACTGGACTGGCTGGATACTCTGACTGTATTGAAAGACAGAAAAAAATATCCTCATAAACTAATAGATGCTGTAAGGTATTATGAAGTTGAAGAAGTTAATTTTCATAGGGCCATTGATGATACAAAAGCATTATATGAAGTTTTCAATGAATTAAAAAAAGAGCGCAATGATCTGGATGAATATAAAAATGTTTTTGGATATAATCCGAAATATGGCGTTGGAGGATTAAAATTCAAATTCATAAAATATGGGGCACAACAATTTCACAATTTTAAAGTGCCGGATAATATGATTCTACCGAATCTGATTTCGAAAAAATAG